In Thermodesulfovibrionales bacterium, the genomic window TCTCACCACTTCTCACTTGCCTTTGTGTTTCGAATTGAACGGGGTTATTGCCTCTCTGCCTGATGCACCGCCTCTCTTATAAGCACCAGAAATACCACGAGCATTCCCGTCAGCAGGCCCAGGAAATTAATGAGTTTGAGGGCGGTGAGGGCGATGATGACGGCAAAAAGGATGAGGAGGCGGAACATGCTCACGAACACGAGTTTCGCGTTGGCCCTGGAGCTTCCGAGCAGTCTTTCGAGACTCCAGATGAGGCCGTTAATATTGGCGAGGCCGAGCAGGCCGCCGATGACAATGCTGACAGGGACGAAGACGGGATTTCCGAAGATCCTCAGGAACCTGAGGTTTTCCGCCTCCCAGTTCACGGCGAAGGAGAGGAGCGTCAGGGGAAGGATCACGAGGGCGCTTTTCTTAACGATCCTTTTCCCGATTCCCATTGTCCCTCCCGGCGAGCCTGAAGAGTTCACGGAACGCCGCAATGATGCCGAAGATGAGGAATATGACGGTGAGCCAGGGGAAGGTGTGGAAGAGCTTGTCGAGAAAGTAGCCCATGGCAAAACCGACGAAGATCGAAAGGGCGAATTGTATACCGATCAGCCCGACGGTAAAAAGCTGCCTGAAGAGCGCCTTGTCCTCCGGTCCTTTCTTTCCCTTGTCTGTCCGGTCGTTCACTTGCCCTCCAACCCTTCGTAATCGGATGACAGATACTCCTTGAGGAGCGCGGCCG contains:
- a CDS encoding AtpZ/AtpI family protein, with translation MNDRTDKGKKGPEDKALFRQLFTVGLIGIQFALSIFVGFAMGYFLDKLFHTFPWLTVIFLIFGIIAAFRELFRLAGRDNGNREKDR